The Sander vitreus isolate 19-12246 chromosome 10, sanVit1, whole genome shotgun sequence genome contains the following window.
GTCacttattttgcattttgtgtgtgtgcttttttcaATTATCACACAATGTTTTAGTCCTTACTATCAGATTACATTTATTGGTGTGTTTTGGtctttgtaatacatttttctcAGATGGAATAATTTCTTGGTGCTTAAatacttttatgttttaaagcTCTAGTCTGCATATCCATATGCAAAACCCCACACGTGTCCACAGTTACGCATGGATCATTGTTTAAAGGAATGTTGAACGTAGGTAAAAAAAATTGTACTTGGGTTTATTGATGTACTATGTTTAAATATTGGGCTACATGTATTTGATTACATTACATGGAATCGTCATTTGGTTCTGGAcagaaatacatacacatgaatGAAGTTCCTTAGTGGACATCTGTGTATTCTACATTGATATTAGTTGTACTTTTTGATACAATATTAATAGCATTCAGTAATATATATTCTGGTTAATCACGAGGCATGACTGACTAGCAATCATTCACAACCTTTTCATTGTTAGAAATGATTATGAACCATTAGAATGTTTTATTGGTTGATTATCTTTAGTCCCCATCAACATACATTCTGCAAAACATTGCTAATTCCAattcacaacaacacaaacattgcAACACTTGAAAATGTCAAGCAGGGTCAGTATTAGCGTAGTTTGAAGTACTTTTAGGTAAGTATGATTTTATACCAACTTGTCAAATGAATCAAAGGAGCACAAATGGATATGTGAAgtgtaaaaaaagtgaatatggAATTTGCTTTCCCGATTGGGTAAATTGTTAAAGGGCAGTGAAGTACAAGGATAGGAAACACACAGTACATTGGTCATTCctctttaaaattaaacatatcCACCAGCAGGCTCACATCATGTTCCAATAGTCAGGATGTAGGCCACATATCCATGCAGTGGGAGTCTCTGTTTAATTCTGAAATgacagcttttattttttacagtacacCTGTAAAGTTTAAAAACTGACATCACACAAAGCCGTTTCCATATTTGGGGGATTAATATGTTTCAACTTTGGAAGGGTTCTGTAAGAAAGATCAGTACATTACATATTAAACCTATACTGCACCACCATTTATGAAGTAACATTCTAGTAACGTTttctataaaacaaaaatctgtAAATGAGAGTTGTATATCATTAAGCCAAAATAGAATAGCTGGCATACAAACTTTAtttaagaatgaaaaaaaaaaaaatgatgttgacTGAGAAGTTATATTGAAAGCAGAATGGTTTTAACTGTAGACCACACACTTCTGAGCAGTATTTCACTGGAAGCTGATGGATATCAGTCACTTAACATtatcaaatgtgtttatttcttttgcaGATTCCATCACTTTCAGTTTCAAGGCTTAATGGAGTCAGAAAATGGCACAGTGTCTGACTACAGATGGTGTTTTAGCAAGTCCTATATCACAGTATTAGCTTGAATTTGTGGGAATGTTTTTggttgtgtatttggttgtaaaAGAATTAAGctatttttgtaattgtttaaaaatgtataacgtGAAATCTGGTCAACTAAACGTAGACTGAAGTAACCTCTCcagtttcatgttttttttttgtccattaaATCATAATCATGTAAAATATTCAGTTTCATTCATTTAACATTATTATAACATCAAGGTGTTCTACCAACCCTACCTCATACTACCTCATACTGCATGAccaatgtattaaaaaaaaatgcaatgacaTAACACATAGGCATGTAATTattcagaaaagaaaacagcattttattATCCAataaaggaaattaatttggtcagagagaagaaaataaacactgtaaaaagaagaaagaagctgtaaaaaaacatgcacaaagTAACACAATAGAGCCAtaccattaaaaaaacaagatcaGAACATATGATCCTGTAAGTTGTACAAACAGTACAATCAGAGCCCAACACACCATAATGGAAGGCTGCCCCAGCATTGTATGAACTCTATGAATCCAATGGACATGTTAGAGACAGCAGCTGTCCTCACATCCTCAAGACTGAAAGCAATCAGTGTCTGATTGACAGAGAAAAATGAAGAGCCTTCCTACATTTCTAAAGTTAAACAATATCTACAAATATGTGACACTTGCTACTCTAACCTAGCAGATTATGCCTTGGGTTAAATAGTCTACAGCcgtagcagctctgtgaggcatTCAGggacagcagtgctttgagctaatgCTAACACGCGCACATGAACAATGATactatgctgatgtttagcaggtaatgTTTACCAGGTTCACcattttagcatgttagcatgctaacatttatagcactaaacacaaagtacagctgaggctgatgggtcACAATATCCTTACATtcattttgcaggtatttggtcacaaaccaaagtattgaacatattataattttgacctgatggtggcacTATAGgtaaagtcaggggatcaccaaagttattttatttcatcctgaggggaacatagACCTACTGTGTCCATACCAAACTGCATGGCAATccatagttgttgagatatttcattaaaaagcaaTATGTCAGTATCAGTAAATACTGAACTCCGAACTAAGCAACACAATGTTCAAATAAATCCAGAGAAAGTTGCCATGAAGTTAATCTGATGCATTATGCTGAATGTGTTGATCAATCCCTGCCACTTCCAGGTTGCTGTTGACCTCTGACACAACACGGAAAGCTCCAAATCAAAAGAGCATTTTAACTAACTCTGCACAGCACCAGTGGAAAGTTTCTTCTCATCCAAATGGAGTTGTCGGTGGCATCAGTGTATTTTTGGACCATCTGGCTCAAATATGCTTATAAGAAGGACAGATAATGGTGTGTTACCCATTAGGCCAATAAAGTGTGCTCTTAATTTGACAACTTTTAGCAAACAAATACAgatacattttcacaaataattcTCAAATGTCCTCCATTTTTACAGATGAATGACCTCATTGTTTctaaacaacacagatggttgCAGTTAATGGGGAAGGAAAAACTGGAACAAAGGCATACACCATTAACATCCGGCCCTTTTAATTGCTTACAGCAACActacatttcatgtttttaattgtaaatAATAGCTAGTTTTTACAACATATGGCCTTGTGTTTGGGGTGCAATGTTTGTGACTATTAAATTGATGCCACATATCTTAAAGTCACTGACCATCATGGGATTGTTTTACATCTATATTGCATGCATCATAATACGTTGAAACTGGAAGTTTTCTCCTCACCAAAATAGATAGTTCAAATAAAATGCTGTGATTAATATTATTTACTTGccaattaatatatttttttaataaatattctaTCTGTGAATTAATAACAAGACATTCAGATGTTGGTAATGTTAATAAATggttttatgtaaaatatggcaaatttgtttttaaacgtaTTTTTTCAAGCTCAACCTAAGTGCACATTGTTGCAAAAAGCCAAGAAAGTCTACAACTATATTTAAAGATTCAATAGCAGTACTAGCATCAGCAATCCATAACAAAGGAAGGCAATCCTTAAACTAACTTATAAATCAAGTTAAAGAACGATTCACATTTTCCATTTAGCCTACatgaaatgtgacattttccCATAATGATGGTTCCTGATCTAaataaggcaaggcagctttgtttatatagcacatttcagcaacagggcaactcaaagtgctttatataaaacattacaGAGTAGTTAATtgaaaacagctaaaatagaaCAAGGCAGGTATAAAATAGGcctacaagaataaaagttacagtggaGTGTAAGAAATCAACAATTACTTGATTGAAAAAATAAACCAGAACTTCTAGCCAACATGTGGGATATTTCTTGTACCACACTTGAATAAAGTTTTGTTAATATTGTTCGGTAAAAGCAGTATGAAGTCCACATTTCCCAGAATCCTCAGCGGGCTGTTCACCCCTCATAGTTTTTGCATCCGGGTCTATGCTTCCTTTTCCTCTGTGCACAGATGCGATGAGGACCTAGGTTTTTCTGAACCTCAGAAAAATCCGAATCCATCCTTGTAAAAGGCACCACCCAACCTCGCCAAAATGACCGAGCAGATGACAGTAAGGGGGACCCTTAAGGGGCACAGTGGATGGGTCACCCAGATTGCCACGACGCCCCAGTATCCCGACATGATTCTGTCCGCGTCCCGAGGTGAGGCTTCCTCCGCCGGTTTCGCCAACATGGCTAGGTTAGCATTAGCCAGCTAGTTGGTTTGCGGGTGTAACGTACGATAAATGACAATACTGGTGTGAGTGACTCACAAAATATACAGGAGCAGCCACTAATGCGTGTAATGTTGGTATACAGTTGTTTATGTAGACAAAACCTGCTCAAACTAACGAGAAAGACGCCGGTTATCCAAGCTAACTAACACTCGAGCGTAAACTGAAATCCACTGCGCAAATGCGACACGTTTAATAACGTAAGTGTAGTGTAAGCGTAGTTCTATGCTCAAATGTGTGAATCCGGCAACAGTCCGGTCATGAACAGTAGATTGAGCCTGCCTAAATGTTTGACAGCTTTCCTTGGAAATGCACTTGCACATTGAATCCCTGCATGGCCATGTTAATGTCACCggtttacaaaatgaaatgtgGACACTTGAATTAAACAATATCCtggatgtttgttttccagACAAGTCTATCATCATGTGGAAGCTGACCCGTGATGAAACCAACTATGGCATTCCCCAGCGCTCCTTGATGGGCCACTCTCACTTTGTAAGTGATGTGGTCATCTCCTCAGATGGACAGTTTGCCCTGTCCGGTGCCTGGGATGGGTGCCTCCGCCTGTGGGACCTCACCACGTAAGTGCAAGGAGTGGAAATCTCTTCAGTACTGGTCAGATCTTTGGGGTTTAAGGTGGTAAGCTGTTTCCTCTACGTTTGCTGTAGATTTGTTTGTGTCCATATAAAAGTTTAACAGAAAAGTTTACTGCAAGGAATTCTGGATGCATGAAATTAGATCTGATGTTGGGTCTATAACTGGTGCATGAAACAAAGATCGCCATTTCTAATACTGGTTTCTAAATTCAATGCCATCACAAACTTTCTGTAATCAAACCAGGTGACAAGTATGTTGTGAAACTTGAAACTCTTGACCTAGGCCTGGTTTAGCTTAGCCACAGGAATCAAAAAATGATGCCAAAATAACGACTTACATTCGGTCAGCTTGGCTTCAATTAATTGTGAATCTTATAGCTAAGCTACATCAGGTCTTCATCAAGCCTTTCTCCATACCATCAATAGGTCAAATCACTTTGGTTAACTTTTCAGCAAATTGATGGATCTCATAAGGACAGAGGAACTTAATTACAGTACATATGACCTGCATGTGGGTTGGGCAATATGGCTAATTCTATTTAAAGTCAATCTTGCATCTTAACAATTAAGTTTGGAATGAAGATATCATCTAGATGCCAGATTTATGGCTTGAGGGTGGTGCCAGTGAACACCGTCTTTGGATTGTTTTCAACCCAAAAGATAATCCCTTACACATGTACATTCTCCagcattacattttgtaatgtaaacacagaaaatagattTTAAGAAAAGTTGGCTTGACTGTTAAATGTGTGTAGCTTTTGGGAACGTTCTTAACAGGTGTAGCGATATTGGACAAGCTTTCTTCTACTTAAGTGTCTTAAGATGTGCAACCATTTTGGATTTTTGTAACCATTTTTGCAACCGTTCTGAAATGTGTGGTGTTTCCCTAGTGGCCTCACCACCCGCCAATTTGTTGGACACACCAAGGATGTTCTGAGCGTGGCTTTTTCTGCTGATAATCGCCAGATTGTGTCTGGCTCCCGGGACAAGACCATCAAGCTGTGGAACACTCTTGGAGTCTGCAAGTACACTATCCAGGTGAGCTGCCAACTCATGTTGATGTCTTGTGAGTAGCAGTCGATCTCTTTGTTATTGGAACTAGAATTTAGTGGATTCAAGTACTGGTTAATGGCCTTGCACTTCTTTAAATTAGAAGTTGAAACTTACAATTAGAAGTTCAAATTGATgtcaaatggaaacaaatgctGCTCACCTAGTCACCACTGCTTTTATAAGAATAgcattcttttttatatatatatatattttttttttttaattcactcTTTGGTTGGTTGAAAATGTATATAATCTAGGTTTCATGTTGCTAATAAGCAGCCAAATAAAACGCTACTTAAGACATCAGTGTTTTCCCCAAGTTGCTTGGTTTTCATCTGCCCTTTAATCCCTAATGTTGGTTAACCAGAGACTCTTTGAGAATATATATCTGTACCTTCTCAATTTGCAGGATGAGGGCCATTCTGAGTGGACATCTTGCGTGCGCTTCTCCCCCAACAGCAGCAACCCCATCATTGTCTCCTGCGGCTGGGACAAGATGGTCAAGGTACGTTGCTTTTCTGAAACTTGTGCTTTTTGCCTTTTGAGGTCTTTTGTTCTCTGTGGCTTAAAAATGAGCCTGAATGAAACTTAAGTAGTTTGTTTTCCCAGTGATATGGGGAAAAACATGTATTAATGTATTACCTGACCACTTCAGGTCGACAGCACAACCCATATAGCTTTATATGATCTGGTCATTATACTACAGTAGTGGTGATATAGTCTTTGTCCTTTGCCCCTAGGTGTGGAACCTGGCCAACTGCAAGCTGAAGACCAACCACATTGGCCACACTGGCTTCCTGAACACAGTGACTGTCTCTCCTGATGGTTCCTTGTGTGCATCTGGTGGAagggtatacagtatatatttttttattattgtagaCTGCCACATAATGTTTTTTGATCTTTTCTCCACCATTATGAACTCAATTAAAGCACCAATTTAAGTCCAGCTGCAGGTTTTAGCAGTGATGAAAACTTTCAATGCATCTGTTTAACATTGATGATAAAGAGGCTGTTTCTGAGTGTGACCTGCACTTGAAGGACTGTTTATTCGGCACCAACACAATGTTGCTGCTAAATAATTATAAACATTATGCAACAAACTCCCTAGTTGTTAGCTGTTGAGCATCATGCACTTATCCTAAATCGactatatttataaatatggtTATTGAAGCGTATTTTCTCTTTTGATCTAGGATGGCCAGGCCATGCTGTGGGACCTGAATGAGGGCAAGCACCTCTACACCCTGGACAGTGGTGACACCATCAATGCCCTCTGCTTCAGCCCCAACCGTTACTGGCTGTGTGCCGCTACTGGCCCCAGTATCAAGATTTGGGTAAACTTCATCCTAAAAATCTCATGACCCGTATATGGtccatttaaagctacagtgcaaAGGGCAGTGATGAAACTTAAAATGCCAACTGTATTCTTTGATGATAAAGAGGCTGTTTCTGAGCTCTAACCATGACCAATTTGTACTTTGTGGAATAACTTTTGGATGCATCTTCTTTCATTGATCTGATGCTACTTATGAGCAGTTACTCAATGCACTGCCTCTGGTGTTTTCTTCTCCATGTAGGATCTGGAGGGCAAGATCATTGTGGATGAGCTGAGACAGGAAGTGATCAGCACAAACAGCAAGGCTGAACCCCCACAGTGTACTTCCCTGGCATGGTCTGCTGATGGACAGGTACAACACACTCCGCTCTGTAGCACCTTTCCAGTACAGATGTCTGGCTTTCCCACTAATTGGTGGCTTAAGTGTTTACCCCCAGTGATTATACCCATTCACTTTTAACTCTGATGTCAAATGATGACAGTCCTGCAAATATGAGGggaattaaaaacacaatttattttttatattaatttgcTAACTATACGTCTATAAAATTACAGAATTTGAGTAATCCATGTTCCTCTATccaattttctttctttccagaCCCTGTTTGCTGGCTACACTGACAACCTGATCAGAGTGTGGCAGGTCACTATTGGAACTCGATAAGAACTTTTCGTCGAAGCTACTTTGAATAAAAGACTGTTTGAAAATAATGTGTTCCGTCTTGGTTTCAACACTGTCTATAAATGATTATAATACATAAAATAAGATGTTTATTACCAGTAAAAAGAAGTTTTACTTTATTTCACAAAACTTGTATAACCGCAGCAGGGACAATAATTCATTCCAAACCTCAAAGCAATAATGACAAGTTTATTAAGGACATAATCAATTTGTCACTTGCTTTGCGCCACCACTTAAATATTAATGTTAGTGTTAAGAATATCTTCTATACATACTAAAACTGGAAGGTGAATAAATATTGACTAAATGAATGTCAAAATGCAAATGGTAGTGAGAGATTTACCCCAGTATCTTGTAAATTGCATCGGTTGACCTGCTTGGATTGCCGTAGATTTATAATGGTATCCTAGCAACCCAAACAGAAATCAAGAACGGAGGGCAGTGGGTTAAACCGCAGCAGAGCAGCTCTTCGACATTTTTTAATTCGTACTAACGTTACTTActttaccagctaatgctacaCATAACGTTTAGTGTAACCCAACTGTTAACTAATGTAACGTTAGAGCTAATTACTGTCTAACGTGAAGTTTAGTTGAAGGGACGTAACattattagctagctagccagctaaATGATACAGATGCTTGTGTTGCATGCCGGGAAAGATGGACCAAGCTTCTTATCCTCGCATCTTTGTGGAAAGAACTCTGGCCCTTATTAAACCAGATGCCATCCACAAATCTGAGGAGATTGAGGACATTGTGCTCAAATCGGGCTTCATTATCCTGCAGGTTGGTTCAAATGTCCCAGAAAATACAGCCGTGACAGTAGGCGTATTAAACATTAACATCTATAAACTATGTGCGATCTTTAGGGTGTGTTGCATCGTGTCAGGAAGAGGTTGATCCAATTAATTATTTTTGAGGCAATAGTTTGTGTAATTATCTGTTATCATAAGTTACCCCTACGTAAACAAGTAACGTTACGGCGTTTTTTCAATTGTGTGCAAAGCCTGAATGATACATGGCTGATTTGTCTCAGATGTTgtcagcatatatatatatatatatagctatatgcGTCACTGTGTCCACGTTCGGACACTTATTGGCTAACGTTCTATCAAAATATCTGttcaaatataaatgatctattaatgttttcagttaatttTAATGGTGTAAAACTAAAGTGTAACTTCTTACCTTTCTAACGGTATATAGCTAGTGTTTACTTTAGCTTTTACTTTACAAGAGCCGGCTAAAGTACGCTATCAACGGTGAATTAGCCGTGCGCTACCCTTGGCCATAACCGGACACCACCCCTATCTCGTCGCTGTAAATACTGGCCGTTGCTGGTTTTTCGGGGATCAAGTCCCATCAATGCTGTCAAAACTACCGGATCGTACTTCcgtccttcacaataaaatgacatGCTTCAATAGCTCTGAACTATGCAATAAAAGCTCTTTAATTTCCAGTACAGTAAAAATAGaaactttttagaggaaaagatCGTCGCCCGAGCGTTCTTACTTCTTTTTCTCATCAAAGTAACTTTCATATACTAATTAGACATCTAAATGTCCATGTACATATAAGGAAAGTCATACGTAGATTGTTAGATGGGTATAGATCAATTCTGCTAACATTTTTGGTGATGATCGGAAACGTAAAGTACCGCGAAAAGACCGGAAAGTGCGTCAGGTCGGAAGTGTCCGAATATGGCCAATAGCAGCGAGTGGTGTCCGAACGTGGACACAGCTACGGGTTGTGTGACAAGAAATTGCTGTAATTTACAGAAATGCAAAAGACGTTTCAGGCATTAATTatatagtttgtccaccagagagcgcTAACAATGTCCTGCTCAGCACATATGGTCCCACTTTCTTAATAACCAAATTTAAAGGATCTTTatcaaaacgttttttttttttttaaataaaaaaaaaaataggatgaTAACATATCAGAATTTGTCACATTATTAGTATTAAGGCAAATGCTGATTCCAAAAATCCAGAATCAGTTCACATTTCACAAGTGTCCAATACTTCATTCTTGTGGCAGAGGCGAAAGCTGCAGCTAAGTCCAGAGCAGTGCAGTGACTTCTACGCAGACCAATATGGAAAGCTCTTCTTTCCCAGCTTGACTGCCTTCATGAGCTCTGGCCCCATCGTTGCCATGACTCTGGCCCGCGACAATGCCATCGCCCACTGGAAGTCCATCATAGGGCCTGTCAACAGCACCAAGGCCAGAGAAACTCATCCAGAGTGGTCAGTCTGTTAACTTTTAAGGTGTTGATtcagtcttttgttttgttgtctgttCCTTCTATGGCATATGCTTTTTATATATGTAATCATTAATGTAGCTATTACAATTGTGGGCATTTTGACTAAATCACTGCCGAGAAGGGCTAATGGAAAGTGGGGTGTATACACAAACCAGGCCTGTGATCTATCCCATGAAATCATACTACAGTAGATATTTCTTACTTACAAAACAGTCTGGCACTAACAAACAGACTAATAAACAGATCttccgtatatatatataacactttGAATAACTACTATTCCTAACACAATGTAAGTTCTGTATGTGTCCCATATTTATTAGTGTTTGAGCACATCCACATTAGGGTGTTACAATACTTATATTAATATTAGTATtgttataaaaatgaaatattacTTAATATTTCCGTGATATCATGGCACCAATCCTTTGGTCAGACAGAATGAGACAGGGAGTGCTGTGTGGTGGacacattatattttattacattatatatacacattatattacaaaataataatgttaggTCAAACATATTCTTGACAGTAGATCCTCTATATGGTTTTGAAAAAGTACTCATAATATTCTCTGTGGTCTTGTTACTGTGTATTAGGCTTACAATGCAAAAGTTTGATCAAGCAGTAGTTTAGGTATTTGCACATAAATGTATAATTGATTGTAATTCTGGGCCCCAGCTTCTGATTATCAGTACATAGGTCACCATGCCCTGTGAGTGTGACTCATCCTGCTTGGTATCATGATTCATTATTTTGACCTAATATAGAGGGGTAAAGGTTTGCAGTCATGACAACCCTGGCAGATATATTTATATGAATGTGTGATATGATGTATTTTCCCCCCAGCCTTAGAGCAAAATATGGCACTTCTGACCTTAAAAATGCACTCCATGGCAGCGAGTCTTTTCATGCGGCTGAAAGGGAGATCAAATTCATGTTCCCAAACTGTAAGtaatacacacaaccacacatactGTTGTTTGTATAGAAATGTAGTATTGAACACTTATGATTGTGTACCCCACATGGTTTCTCTCTGCAGCTGTAATCGAGCCTTTTCCCTCAAGAGAAGCCACGGCAGAATACCTGAGCAGGTATGTAAACCCAACTCTGCTACGTGGACTCACTGAGCTCTGCAAGTACAAGCCACACAATCCCTGTGTAAGTATTTGATGCTCAATATTTGAAGATATCCAGTTATTTATTAGCCAGGTATTTATTGTTGTTACCATGTTATCCTGCACTTTTGTCTTCAATAGATTTGGCTTGCTGACTGGCTGATCAACAACAATCCAAACCAGCCTCAAATATGTGATGGAGCCATTCTGGAAGAAGCACAATAACAACAGAGACAAAAGGGGCCCAATACATAATTTCAGACGTCATTTTTTGACAGATGTATTTGTTCCGTACTATGATTAAACAAAATGTCTTTTCAGCActaatcatttgttttgtttgctttctgGTAAGTTTGGCCTATTTGTAAACCACTTGTTCTTCCTTTAACACTTCTTCAAATGGTGTGACTTCAATTCATAACCTAAAATGTATGCAATAAATCAAATATCTCAGATTTGTTTA
Protein-coding sequences here:
- the rack1 gene encoding small ribosomal subunit protein RACK1; translation: MTEQMTVRGTLKGHSGWVTQIATTPQYPDMILSASRDKSIIMWKLTRDETNYGIPQRSLMGHSHFVSDVVISSDGQFALSGAWDGCLRLWDLTTGLTTRQFVGHTKDVLSVAFSADNRQIVSGSRDKTIKLWNTLGVCKYTIQDEGHSEWTSCVRFSPNSSNPIIVSCGWDKMVKVWNLANCKLKTNHIGHTGFLNTVTVSPDGSLCASGGRDGQAMLWDLNEGKHLYTLDSGDTINALCFSPNRYWLCAATGPSIKIWDLEGKIIVDELRQEVISTNSKAEPPQCTSLAWSADGQTLFAGYTDNLIRVWQVTIGTR
- the nme5 gene encoding nucleoside diphosphate kinase homolog 5 isoform X1, whose translation is MPGKMDQASYPRIFVERTLALIKPDAIHKSEEIEDIVLKSGFIILQRRKLQLSPEQCSDFYADQYGKLFFPSLTAFMSSGPIVAMTLARDNAIAHWKSIIGPVNSTKARETHPECLRAKYGTSDLKNALHGSESFHAAEREIKFMFPNSVIEPFPSREATAEYLSRYVNPTLLRGLTELCKYKPHNPCIWLADWLINNNPNQPQICDGAILEEAQ
- the nme5 gene encoding nucleoside diphosphate kinase homolog 5 isoform X2, coding for MPGKMDQASYPRIFVERTLALIKPDAIHKSEEIEDIVLKSGFIILQRRKLQLSPEQCSDFYADQYGKLFFPSLTAFMSSGPIVAMTLARDNAIAHWKSIIGPVNSTKARETHPECLRAKYGTSDLKNALHGSESFHAAEREIKFMFPNSVIEPFPSREATAEYLSRFGLLTG